A segment of the Pseudomonas serboccidentalis genome:
CTGGCGGTGATCCTGATCGTACCGATGACCCTGCTGTCGGCCATCACCGGGGTGATCGTCTCCGGCGGCGACAACAACATCTTCACCCAGATCGGCTTGATCGTACTGGTGGGACTTGCCTGTAAGAACGCGATTCTGATCGTCGAATTCGCCAAGGATAAACAGCTGGAAGGTCTCGACCCGCTGGCCGCGGTACTGGAAGCCTGCCGTCTGCGTCTGCGGCCGATCCTGATGACCTCCTTCGCGTTCATCATGGGTGTGGTGCCATTGGTGTTCTCCAGCGGTGCCGGTGCCGAGATGCGTCACGCCATGGGTGTGGCGGTGTTCTCCGGGATGCTCGGGGTGACCTTCTTCGGTCTGTTGCTGACGCCAGTGTTCTACGTGCTGATTCGTAATTTCGTCGAGCGTGGCGAAGCCCGCAAAGCGGCCAAGGCGAACAATCTTCAACAGCCACTGGAGGCGCAACAATGAGTCTGAAAGTCTTCCTGCCGAGTCTGCTGGTGCTGGCGTTGAGCGCCTGCGCCGTCGGCCCCGACTACAAGACCCCTGCCACGGAGGCGGCCAACATCACGACCGCCACCGACGGCGCCGCCGGGCAAAAGAACTTCGACCGTGCGAAATTCGAAGGCATCTGGTGGCAGCAATTCGACGATCCGACCCTCAACCAGTTGGTGACTCAATCGCTGCAAGGCAACCGCGAATTGCGTGTGGCGTTCGCTCGCTGGAAAGCCGCCCGGGCGATCCGCGACGACGTCAGCAACGATGCAATGCCGACCATCACCAGCCGCGCCAGCAGTGATCTCGCCAAGGGACAAATCCCCGGCCAGACCACCCGCCGGGTCAACAGCGAACGCTATGACCTGGGGCTGGACATGGCCTGGGAGCTGGACTTGTTCGGACGCATCCAGCGCAATCTGGAAGCCAGCGACGCCGACCAGCAAGCGGCCGAAGCCGACCTGTACCAACTGCAAGTCACCATGATTGCCGAACTGGTCGACGCCTACGGTCAATTGCGTGGTGCGCAGCTGCGGGAAAAGATCGCGGTGGCCAACCTGGAAAACCAGCAGGAGTCGCGCAAGATCACCATCAGCCTGCGTGACGCCGGCGTGGGCGATCAGCTCGACGTCGAACGTGCCGATGCGCGTCTGGCCTCGGTTGAAGCCAGCGTGCCGCAACTGCAGGCCGAACAGGTTCGGCAGAAGAATCGCATCGCCACCCTGCTGGGTGAGCGCCCGGACAAACTGACCGTCGACCTGAGTCCGAAAGACTTGCCGGCCATTGCCAAGGCCTTGCCGATCGGTGACCCGGGCGAGCTGCTGCAACGGCGTCCGGACATCCTCAGTGCTGAACGCAAACTGGCTTCGGCCACCGCGCGAATCGGCGTGGCCAAGGCCGATCTGTTCCCTCGGGTCAGCCTCAGCGGCTTCCTCGGCTGGACGGCCGGGCGGGGTTCGCAGATCGGTTCCTCGGCGGCCAACGCCTGGGCGCTCGGCCCGAGCATCACCTGGGCGGCGTTCGACCTCGGCAGCGTGCGTGCGCGTTTGCGCGGCGCCGATGCCGATGCCGAAGGCGCACTGGCGACCTACGAGCAACAAGTGCTGCTGGCCCTGGAAGAATCGGAAAACGCCTTCAGCGATTACGGCAAGCGTCAGCAACGGCTGATCTCGCTGATCCGCCAGAGTGAATCGAGCCG
Coding sequences within it:
- a CDS encoding efflux transporter outer membrane subunit, with translation MSLKVFLPSLLVLALSACAVGPDYKTPATEAANITTATDGAAGQKNFDRAKFEGIWWQQFDDPTLNQLVTQSLQGNRELRVAFARWKAARAIRDDVSNDAMPTITSRASSDLAKGQIPGQTTRRVNSERYDLGLDMAWELDLFGRIQRNLEASDADQQAAEADLYQLQVTMIAELVDAYGQLRGAQLREKIAVANLENQQESRKITISLRDAGVGDQLDVERADARLASVEASVPQLQAEQVRQKNRIATLLGERPDKLTVDLSPKDLPAIAKALPIGDPGELLQRRPDILSAERKLASATARIGVAKADLFPRVSLSGFLGWTAGRGSQIGSSAANAWALGPSITWAAFDLGSVRARLRGADADAEGALATYEQQVLLALEESENAFSDYGKRQQRLISLIRQSESSRKAADLAEIRYREGTTDFLVLLDAQRERLNAEDSQAQAEVDLYRGIVAIYKALGGGWQPETVASK